A window of Polyodon spathula isolate WHYD16114869_AA chromosome 22, ASM1765450v1, whole genome shotgun sequence contains these coding sequences:
- the LOC121296994 gene encoding NEDD4-binding protein 3-A-like: MATAQALPLTSEPSTHFGDLYPLPSQRGQYRSTMGSVGSLIEKPDLSPEPLRSSRAVPQAGPRQPDGLLKKEPKPGKRTVSSIKREHGSEEGENIYSKLHHKHGKEIDLTKNSLPLEKSRCRPSAFKPVTPKNFSSMQNLYPSRHEVPEKGLSNGLHHVSYATVSPSRSGPARPPPPQALSQQDEENMSDSGHHSLNSLPPYRPPFKAHLGQISASMSHINHIGSLDRGSAGYRGARSTGTELSCRSMATLHRLQGCEGEAPPPYQASLSMEDMVKDLEERLLEKEHELKHVRRNLDESEDAIAQVFEERQRLWEKEIEELKRLYATKLRQISQQAQRSQRTLQLQLYKAQQEKRRLQEDLGALQRECEGLKTVEQGQDNPRLEETKWEVCQKSGEISLLKQQLRDSQAEVAQKLGDIFSLKTQLRETRGELRSKDNEIELLRDSLRRTLQDGEEDGEGVGEGEGREGRGQQQGSTEERLRAELLLERRQNEAQTSLFESERRTWQSEKEKVIRYQKELQMGYLEMYHKNQALEKELQELRGGGGGGRGGEGESRSSSSSTGVNDPQQPTGLPWIERIESSEI, encoded by the exons ATGGCGACAGCACAGGCCTTGCCCCTGACCAGCGAACCCAGCACCCACTTCGGTGACCtctaccccctcccctcccagcgCGGCCAGTACAGGAGCACCATGGGAAGTGTGGGCAGCCTGATCGAGAAGCCGGACCTGTCCCCAGAGCCGCTGCGCAGCAGCAGGGCCGTGCCCCAGGCAGGACCCAGGCAGCCCGACGGCCTGCTCAAGAAGGAGCCCAAACCAGGCAAGAGGACCGTCTCCTCCATCAAGAGGGAGCACGGCTCAGAGGAAGGAGAGAACATCTACAGCAAGCTGCATCACAAACACGGCAAGGAGATTGACCTGACCAAGAACTCTCTGCCGCTGGAAAAG TCCCGGTGTCGACCCTCTGCGTTCAAACCGGTCACTCCCAAGAACTTCAGCTCCATGCAGAACCTGTACCCCTCCAGACACGAGGTCCCAGAGAAGGGGCTCTCCAATGGGCTTCATCATGTCTCCTACGCCACGGTCTCCCCCTCCCGGAGCGGCCCCGCCAGGCCCCCTCCGCCCCAGGCCCTCAGCCAGCAGGACGAGGAGAACATGTCTGACTCGGGACACCACTCCCTGAACAGCCTCCCGCCCTACCGGCCCCCCTTCAAGGCTCACCTGGGCCAGATCAGCGCCTCCATGAGCCACATCAACCACATCGGCTCGCTGGATCGTGGCTCGGCGGGCTACCGAGGGGCTCGGTCCACGGGCACGGAGCTGTCGTGCCGCAGCATGGCCACGCTGCACCGGCTGCAGGGCTGCGAGGGGGAAGCACCCCCGCCCTACCAGGCCTCGCTGTCCATGGAGGACATGGTGAAGGACCTCGAGGAGAGGCTCCTGGAGAAGGAGCACGAGCTGAAACATGTGAGGAGGAACCTGGACGAGAGCGAGGACGCCATCGCTCAG GTGTTTGAAGAGAGGCAGCGGCTGTGGGAGAAGGAGATTGAGGAGCTCAAGAGGCTCTATGCCACCAAGCTGCGGCAGATCTCCCAGCAGGCCCAGCGCTCGCAACGCAcgctgcagctgcagctgtacAAGGCGCAGCAGGAGAAGCGCAGGCTGCAGGAAGACCTGGGCGCGCTGCAGCGGGAGTGCGAGGGGTTAAAGACCGTCGAGCAGGGACAGGACAACCCCAGACTGGAGGAGACCAAGTGGGAG GTATGCCAGAAATCAGGTGAGATCTCCCTCCTGAAGCAGCAGCTGAGGGACTCGCAGGCAGAGGTGGCTCAGAAGCTGGGTGACATCTTCAGCCTGAAGACGCAGCTGAGAGAGACGAGGGGGGAGCTGCGAAGCAAGGACAACGAAATCGAGCTGCTCCGAGACTCCCTGCGACGCACCCTGCAGGACGGAGAGGAGGAcggagagggagtgggagagggtGAGGGCAGGGAGGGGAGAGGGCAGCAGCAGGGTTCCACGGAGGAGAGGCTGAGGGCGGAGCTGCTCCTAGAAAGACGACAGAACGAAGCCCAGACCTCGCTCTTTGAGTCGGAGCGACGCACCTGGCAGAGCGAGAAGGAGAAGGTGATCCGGTACCAGAAGGAGCTGCAGATGGGCTACCTGGAGATGTACCACAAGAACCAAGCCTTGGAGAAGGAGCTGCAGGAGctgcgaggaggaggaggaggagggagggggggagagggagagagccgcagcagcagcagcagcacaggggtCAATGATCCACAGCAGCCCACAGGCCTGCCCTGGATAGAGAGGATCGAGTCCTCTGAAATATGA